Proteins found in one Amycolatopsis umgeniensis genomic segment:
- the alaS gene encoding alanine--tRNA ligase has product METHEITQRFLSHFENKGHTRVPSAPLILDDPNLLFVNAGMVQFKPYFLGEAPAPYPRATSVQKCVRTPDIDEVGKTTRHNTFFQMAGNFSFGDYFKEGAIEAAWELITKPQSEGGYGLDPNRIWATVYEDDSEAAGLWKKLTGLPGERIQSRDGKDNYWDMGVPGPGGPCSEIYYDRGPDYGREGGPVADEDRYIEIWNLVFMQDVRGEKSPKHGHKPIGELPKKNIDTGMGVERVATILQGVENVYETDLVRPVIGRAEEFSGRRYGSDHTDDVRFRVIADHARTGVLLIGDGVTPGNDGRGYVLRRLLRRIVRSARLLGVHEPVLPAFAAVVRDTMGPTYPELVSGFDRIEDVVRVEEEAFLSTLTSGSRIFDLAAEETKREGGSLLAGDKAFQLHDTYGFPIDLTLEMASEQGLTVDEEGFRTLMNEQRQRAKADAASRKTGHGDLSEYRKVLEQHGETEFLGYSDLQAEAKVVALLEDGVGVRSVGAGKKAELVLDRTPFYAESGGQVADTGVLLGDGVELKVHDVQKIVPGLFVHRVEVVDGEVGLGSALTGSVDQHRRLSIERSHSATHLVHAAVRGAYGKRAAQAGSLNSPGRMRFDFTTSGGVSADVLTEVEEEVNDYLQTNVEVNTFVTTKDKALELGAVALFGEKYGNDVRVVDMGEYSRELCGGTHVDRIGQLGLVKLVGDSSIGSGVHRVEALVGTDALKYVRKEQLLVSQLANTFKVPSEQLPSRIDDVLTRLKNAEKEIEQLRTQQVLGSAGSLADKAEDIGGVAVVAEKLGEGVDSNGLRALAQDIRGRLGNRPGVVALFAPQGEKIAFVVATTKAAQEKGIAAGKLVPSFAEAIGGRGGGKPDMAQGGGTNPAGVEQAIASLRAAVAQVG; this is encoded by the coding sequence GTGGAAACACACGAAATCACCCAGCGCTTCCTGAGCCATTTCGAGAACAAGGGACATACGCGCGTGCCGAGCGCGCCCCTGATCCTCGACGACCCGAACCTGCTGTTCGTCAACGCCGGCATGGTCCAGTTCAAGCCGTACTTCCTCGGTGAGGCCCCGGCGCCGTACCCGCGCGCGACCAGCGTCCAGAAATGCGTCCGCACGCCGGACATCGACGAGGTCGGCAAGACCACCCGGCACAACACGTTCTTCCAGATGGCCGGGAACTTCTCCTTCGGCGACTACTTCAAGGAAGGCGCCATCGAGGCGGCCTGGGAGCTGATCACCAAGCCCCAGAGCGAAGGCGGCTACGGCCTCGACCCGAACCGCATCTGGGCGACCGTCTACGAGGACGACTCCGAGGCGGCCGGACTGTGGAAGAAGCTCACGGGCCTGCCCGGAGAGCGCATCCAGTCCCGTGACGGCAAGGACAACTACTGGGACATGGGCGTACCCGGTCCCGGTGGCCCCTGCTCGGAGATCTACTACGACCGCGGGCCCGACTACGGCCGCGAGGGCGGCCCGGTCGCCGACGAGGACCGCTACATCGAGATCTGGAACCTCGTCTTCATGCAGGACGTGCGGGGCGAGAAGAGCCCGAAGCACGGCCACAAGCCGATCGGCGAGCTGCCGAAGAAGAACATCGACACCGGCATGGGCGTCGAGCGGGTCGCGACGATCCTGCAGGGCGTCGAGAACGTCTACGAGACCGACCTCGTCCGCCCGGTGATCGGTCGCGCCGAAGAGTTCTCCGGCCGCCGCTACGGCAGCGACCACACCGACGACGTCCGCTTCCGCGTCATCGCCGACCACGCCCGCACCGGCGTCCTGCTCATCGGCGACGGCGTCACCCCCGGCAACGACGGCCGCGGCTACGTGCTGCGCCGCCTGCTGCGCCGCATCGTCCGCTCCGCGCGCCTGCTCGGCGTGCACGAGCCGGTACTGCCCGCCTTCGCCGCGGTCGTCCGCGACACGATGGGCCCGACCTACCCCGAGCTGGTCTCCGGTTTCGACCGCATCGAGGACGTCGTGCGCGTCGAGGAAGAGGCCTTCCTCTCCACGCTGACCAGCGGTTCGCGCATCTTCGACCTCGCGGCCGAGGAGACCAAGCGCGAAGGTGGCTCGCTGCTGGCCGGCGACAAGGCGTTCCAGCTGCACGACACCTACGGCTTCCCGATCGACCTGACCCTCGAGATGGCGTCCGAGCAGGGCCTGACCGTCGACGAAGAGGGCTTCCGCACGCTCATGAACGAGCAGCGGCAGCGGGCGAAGGCCGACGCGGCGTCGCGCAAGACCGGCCACGGTGACCTGTCCGAGTACCGCAAGGTGCTCGAGCAGCACGGCGAGACCGAGTTCCTCGGCTACAGCGATCTGCAGGCCGAGGCGAAGGTCGTCGCGCTGCTGGAAGACGGCGTCGGAGTGCGCAGCGTCGGCGCGGGCAAGAAGGCGGAGCTGGTCCTGGACCGCACGCCGTTCTACGCCGAGAGCGGCGGCCAGGTCGCCGACACCGGCGTCCTGCTCGGCGACGGCGTCGAGCTCAAGGTCCACGACGTGCAGAAGATCGTGCCGGGCCTGTTCGTGCACCGCGTCGAGGTCGTCGACGGCGAGGTCGGCCTCGGCAGCGCGCTGACCGGTTCGGTCGACCAGCACCGCCGCCTGTCGATCGAGCGTTCGCACTCCGCGACGCACCTGGTCCACGCGGCCGTGCGCGGCGCGTACGGCAAGCGCGCGGCACAGGCCGGTTCGCTCAACTCGCCGGGCCGGATGCGGTTCGACTTCACCACCTCCGGCGGGGTGTCGGCCGACGTGCTGACCGAGGTCGAGGAGGAGGTCAACGACTACCTCCAGACCAACGTCGAGGTGAACACCTTCGTCACCACGAAGGACAAGGCCCTCGAACTGGGCGCGGTCGCGCTGTTCGGCGAGAAGTACGGCAACGACGTCCGCGTCGTCGACATGGGCGAGTACTCCCGCGAGCTGTGCGGTGGCACCCACGTCGACCGCATCGGCCAGCTCGGCCTGGTGAAGCTCGTCGGCGACTCGTCCATCGGCTCCGGTGTGCACCGCGTCGAGGCGCTGGTCGGCACGGACGCGCTCAAGTACGTCCGCAAGGAGCAGCTGCTCGTCTCGCAGCTCGCGAACACCTTCAAGGTGCCGTCGGAGCAGCTGCCCTCGCGCATCGACGACGTGCTCACCCGGCTCAAGAACGCCGAGAAGGAGATCGAGCAGCTGCGCACGCAGCAGGTGCTCGGTTCGGCGGGCTCGCTCGCGGACAAGGCCGAGGACATCGGCGGGGTCGCGGTCGTAGCGGAGAAGCTCGGCGAGGGCGTCGACTCGAACGGTTTGCGCGCGCTGGCCCAGGACATCCGCGGCAGGCTCGGCAACCGTCCCGGCGTCGTCGCGCTGTTCGCGCCGCAGGGCGAGAAGATCGCCTTCGTCGTCGCGACCACCAAGGCGGCCCAGGAAAAGGGCATCGCCGCGGGCAAGCTCGTCCCGTCGTTCGCCGAGGCGATCGGCGGCCGTGGCGGCGGCAAGCCGGATATGGCCCAGGGCGGTGGCACCAACCCGGCCGGTGTCGAGCAGGCCATCGCCTCACTGCGCGCGGCGGTCGCCCAAGTTGGCTGA
- the ruvX gene encoding Holliday junction resolvase RuvX codes for MDVGSVRVGIALSDPDPILASPLVTLTRDATGDKDVDQLVELVTEHDVVEVVVGLPRTLKDRHGPAAEAALDYADKVAARIAPVPVRLADERLTTVTASRMLSQRGVKGRKQRAVVDQAAAVEILQAWIDAVAAHRARKGDT; via the coding sequence GTGGATGTCGGATCCGTCCGGGTCGGGATCGCACTCAGCGATCCCGACCCCATCCTCGCCAGCCCGCTCGTTACCCTCACTCGCGACGCGACTGGCGACAAGGACGTCGACCAGCTCGTCGAACTCGTCACGGAACACGACGTGGTCGAAGTCGTCGTCGGCCTGCCGAGGACGCTCAAAGACCGTCACGGCCCGGCGGCCGAAGCGGCGCTGGACTACGCCGACAAGGTCGCCGCGAGGATCGCTCCGGTACCGGTGCGGCTGGCCGACGAGCGGTTGACCACGGTGACGGCATCCAGGATGCTGTCGCAGCGTGGGGTGAAGGGACGTAAGCAACGTGCCGTCGTCGATCAGGCGGCCGCGGTCGAGATCCTGCAGGCGTGGATCGACGCGGTAGCGGCACATCGCGCACGGAAGGGCGACACATGA
- the mltG gene encoding endolytic transglycosylase MltG, translated as MPAYAQEEPPRPGRRRRREDDGPLPDERPTDIIPAIQEAPIARRPGAAPPPAPRQGSEEEYDEIFGEDAYDEYEDYDEYDDYEDEQGFEDEDRAEPERIEDERPDRQGPPPKKRKKKRALGWVAALAVLVLLAGGAYYGFTEIFGYEDYEGTGESDVLVQVEKGDSTSAIGNRLQAAGVVASGKAFVKAGEDNTAVSRLQQGYYVMKTKMSGASAVEKMTAAASKVGQVEIRPYTQFHDITQPDGKKTPGVYTLLSKASCADLNGTSTCIPVEELRKTIENADLAKLGVPSWAVESATKAEHKDRRLEGLIAPGIFNVKPGWTAEELLTDVVKTSAERILNAGLSEQSKGEGKTPYETLVIASIIEREAVKADFGKISRVIYNRIDEKMRLEMDSTINYVLDRPTLLTKPEDRDKAGAYNTYKFVGLTPTPIAVPSAEAIQAALKPAAGEWLFFVKCEKNGLSCFTATNDEHNKAKLDAQRRGVY; from the coding sequence ATGCCCGCGTATGCCCAGGAAGAGCCGCCCCGTCCCGGTCGCCGCAGGCGCCGCGAGGACGACGGCCCGCTCCCGGACGAGCGGCCGACCGACATCATCCCCGCGATCCAGGAAGCGCCGATCGCCCGGCGCCCCGGCGCGGCTCCTCCTCCTGCGCCGCGTCAGGGCAGCGAAGAAGAATACGACGAGATCTTCGGCGAGGACGCGTACGACGAGTACGAGGACTACGACGAGTACGACGACTACGAAGACGAGCAGGGCTTCGAGGACGAAGATCGCGCCGAGCCCGAACGCATAGAGGACGAGCGCCCGGACCGCCAGGGACCGCCGCCCAAGAAGCGCAAGAAGAAGCGCGCGCTGGGCTGGGTCGCCGCGTTGGCCGTGCTCGTCCTGCTCGCCGGTGGCGCGTACTACGGCTTCACCGAGATCTTCGGCTACGAGGACTACGAAGGCACCGGCGAGAGCGACGTCCTGGTCCAGGTGGAGAAGGGCGACTCGACGTCGGCGATCGGCAACCGGCTGCAGGCGGCCGGTGTCGTCGCCAGCGGCAAGGCGTTCGTGAAGGCGGGCGAGGACAACACCGCCGTCTCACGGCTCCAGCAGGGCTACTACGTCATGAAGACGAAGATGTCCGGTGCCAGCGCGGTCGAGAAGATGACCGCCGCCGCGTCGAAGGTCGGCCAGGTCGAAATCCGGCCGTACACCCAGTTCCACGACATCACCCAGCCCGACGGCAAGAAGACGCCCGGGGTGTACACGTTGCTGTCCAAGGCTTCCTGCGCGGATCTGAACGGCACGAGCACCTGCATCCCGGTCGAAGAACTGCGGAAGACGATCGAGAACGCGGATCTGGCGAAGCTGGGCGTGCCGTCGTGGGCCGTCGAGTCCGCCACGAAGGCCGAGCACAAGGACCGGCGGCTCGAAGGTCTCATCGCCCCGGGCATCTTCAACGTCAAACCCGGCTGGACGGCGGAGGAACTGCTCACCGACGTCGTGAAGACCTCGGCGGAGCGCATCCTCAACGCGGGACTGAGCGAGCAGTCCAAGGGCGAGGGCAAGACGCCGTACGAGACGCTCGTCATCGCCTCGATCATCGAACGCGAGGCGGTGAAAGCCGACTTCGGGAAGATCTCGCGGGTCATCTACAACCGGATCGACGAGAAGATGCGGCTCGAGATGGACTCGACCATCAACTACGTCCTCGACCGGCCGACCCTGCTGACCAAACCCGAAGATCGGGACAAGGCGGGCGCCTACAACACCTACAAATTCGTCGGCCTGACCCCGACGCCGATCGCGGTCCCGAGCGCGGAGGCGATCCAGGCCGCGCTGAAGCCGGCGGCGGGGGAATGGCTGTTCTTCGTCAAATGCGAGAAGAACGGACTCTCCTGTTTCACGGCGACGAACGACGAGCACAACAAGGCCAAGTTGGACGCACAGAGGCGCGGTGTCTACTAA
- a CDS encoding shikimate dehydrogenase — translation MLGKPVEHSLSPVLHGAAFRALGLDGWTYDRVEMDGPGLPAFVDGLGQEWTGLSVTMPGKRAALEYADEVTPRAAAVGAANTLVRRETGWLADCTDVDGVTEALRIAGEYSPDSDDAAVVLGAGGTAAAAVVGLAALGVRTVRLVVRDPARATETVEAAQRAGLDVEVLRWADADFGKLAHASAVLVNTVPPDAVRPHLTELAGIGCVLDVIYHPWPTALAEAVADRGGRLATGLDMLLHQAFGQSEYFTGQPAPRAEMRDALREATGGILSLPIG, via the coding sequence ATCCTGGGGAAACCGGTCGAACATTCCCTTTCGCCCGTCCTGCACGGCGCCGCCTTCCGCGCGCTGGGGCTGGACGGCTGGACCTACGATCGCGTCGAGATGGACGGTCCCGGGCTACCCGCGTTCGTCGACGGTCTCGGCCAGGAGTGGACCGGGCTTTCGGTGACGATGCCCGGGAAACGGGCCGCGCTGGAGTACGCCGACGAGGTGACGCCGCGCGCGGCCGCTGTGGGCGCGGCGAACACGCTGGTGCGCCGGGAAACCGGTTGGCTGGCCGACTGCACCGATGTCGACGGTGTCACCGAGGCGTTGCGGATCGCGGGAGAGTATTCGCCCGATTCCGACGACGCGGCCGTCGTCCTCGGGGCGGGCGGCACGGCCGCGGCGGCCGTCGTCGGGCTGGCCGCGCTCGGTGTCCGGACGGTCCGGCTCGTCGTGCGGGATCCCGCGCGGGCGACGGAAACCGTCGAGGCGGCCCAGCGGGCCGGGCTCGACGTCGAGGTCCTTCGCTGGGCCGACGCCGATTTCGGGAAGCTCGCGCACGCTTCGGCGGTGCTGGTGAATACCGTGCCCCCGGACGCCGTCCGGCCGCATCTGACGGAGCTGGCCGGGATCGGCTGCGTCCTCGACGTCATCTACCACCCTTGGCCGACCGCGCTCGCCGAAGCGGTCGCCGACCGGGGCGGGCGGCTGGCCACCGGACTGGACATGTTGCTGCACCAGGCTTTCGGACAGTCCGAATACTTCACCGGGCAGCCGGCGCCGCGTGCCGAAATGCGGGACGCGCTGCGCGAGGCGACCGGCGGGATTCTTTCTCTGCCGATCGGCTGA
- a CDS encoding GrpB family protein, with amino-acid sequence MPKPDRDDYTEEDIDTAWVGQAPVLNSTVTLAEYDPAWPGLFDREAKRIRGILGERALILEHVGSTSVPGLCAKPIIDIMLVVADSNDEDTYLPQLEAEGYRLVIREPDWEKHRCFKGPDTNINLHVYSPDNGQAERYRLFRDRLIAHEDELKLYEAKKRELASRTWKYIQQYADAKTAVIDEIIERARAAQYDGFARLYAAHAETSSTNAHYDRPAIVELAGEVAGKRVLDVGCAAGHLSALLAAKGADVLGVDASEGMVAVARDKFGDVAKFETADVSRPLTFLEDASIDVITASLVLHYLKEWAPALAEFRRVLKPGGLLVFSVHHPGEDWRWFEKENYFQLELLDDEFPPGQKVQFYRRPLSWTFGAVRDAGFAVDRLVEPMPEESVAESDPRWYANLRTKPRFLYFRTVREARVQSSKR; translated from the coding sequence ATGCCTAAACCCGATCGAGACGACTACACCGAAGAAGACATCGACACCGCGTGGGTCGGTCAGGCTCCGGTACTGAATTCCACCGTCACCCTGGCCGAATACGACCCGGCGTGGCCCGGACTGTTCGACCGGGAAGCCAAGCGCATCAGGGGGATCCTGGGGGAACGCGCGCTGATCCTGGAGCACGTCGGCTCGACGTCGGTGCCGGGACTCTGCGCGAAACCGATCATCGACATCATGCTCGTCGTCGCGGATTCGAACGACGAAGACACCTACTTGCCGCAGCTGGAAGCGGAGGGCTACCGGCTCGTCATCCGCGAACCGGACTGGGAGAAGCATCGCTGCTTCAAGGGCCCGGACACCAACATCAACCTGCACGTCTATTCACCGGACAACGGCCAGGCCGAGCGTTATCGCCTCTTCCGCGACCGCCTGATCGCGCACGAGGACGAGCTGAAGCTCTACGAGGCCAAGAAACGGGAACTGGCGTCGCGCACCTGGAAGTACATCCAGCAGTACGCGGACGCCAAGACCGCGGTGATCGACGAGATCATCGAACGGGCACGCGCCGCCCAATACGACGGTTTCGCCCGGCTTTACGCGGCGCACGCCGAAACCAGCAGCACCAACGCCCACTACGACCGCCCCGCCATCGTCGAACTGGCGGGGGAGGTGGCGGGCAAGCGGGTGCTCGACGTCGGCTGCGCGGCGGGACACCTTAGCGCGCTACTCGCCGCGAAGGGAGCGGACGTCCTCGGCGTCGATGCCAGCGAAGGAATGGTCGCGGTCGCCAGGGACAAGTTCGGGGACGTCGCGAAGTTCGAGACGGCCGACGTTTCGCGGCCGCTCACGTTCCTCGAGGACGCCTCGATCGACGTCATCACGGCGTCGCTGGTGCTGCACTATCTGAAGGAGTGGGCGCCGGCGCTGGCGGAGTTCCGGCGGGTGCTGAAACCGGGTGGGCTCCTGGTGTTCTCCGTGCACCATCCCGGTGAGGACTGGCGCTGGTTCGAAAAGGAGAACTACTTCCAGCTCGAACTGCTCGACGACGAGTTCCCGCCGGGGCAGAAGGTCCAGTTCTACCGGCGACCGCTGAGCTGGACGTTCGGCGCGGTGCGGGACGCGGGGTTCGCCGTCGACAGGCTGGTCGAGCCGATGCCGGAGGAGTCGGTCGCCGAATCCGACCCTCGGTGGTACGCGAACCTGCGGACGAAGCCGCGGTTCCTGTACTTCCGCACCGTTCGCGAGGCTCGCGTTCAGTCCTCTAAACGCTGA
- a CDS encoding TetR family transcriptional regulator has product MAKSEETRSLIVATALRLFAENGYDRTTMRAIATEAGVSVGNAYYYFASKDQLIQGFYDEIANAHLTAARQGIEGERDFSARLKTVLLTWLDVAEPYHRFGTQLFVNAADPDSPLSPFSEESSPARDASVSLMRDVIADSDAKLDPDLRDDLPDLLWLYQMGVVLFWVHDRSGGQKRSRVLVERTVPLIARLVGLSRLRVLRPVSREIVSLIRDLSKRDDAA; this is encoded by the coding sequence GTGGCGAAGAGTGAGGAAACCAGGTCGCTGATCGTGGCGACCGCGTTGCGGCTGTTCGCGGAGAACGGCTACGACCGCACGACCATGCGGGCCATCGCGACCGAGGCGGGTGTGTCGGTCGGGAACGCTTATTACTACTTCGCCTCGAAAGACCAGCTGATCCAGGGTTTCTACGACGAGATCGCCAACGCGCACCTGACGGCGGCGCGCCAGGGGATCGAAGGTGAGCGGGACTTCAGCGCGCGGCTCAAGACGGTCCTGCTCACCTGGCTCGACGTCGCCGAGCCGTACCACCGCTTCGGCACCCAGCTCTTCGTCAACGCCGCCGACCCGGACTCGCCGCTGAGCCCGTTCAGCGAAGAGTCGTCGCCCGCGCGGGACGCCTCCGTCAGCCTGATGCGTGACGTCATCGCCGATTCCGACGCCAAACTCGATCCGGACCTGCGCGACGACCTGCCCGATCTGCTGTGGCTGTACCAGATGGGGGTCGTGCTGTTCTGGGTCCACGACCGGTCCGGCGGCCAGAAGCGCAGCCGGGTACTCGTGGAACGGACGGTGCCGCTGATCGCGCGGCTGGTGGGGCTTTCGCGGCTGCGGGTGCTGCGGCCGGTCAGCCGGGAGATCGTCTCGCTGATCCGGGACCTTTCGAAGCGGGACGACGCCGCCTGA
- a CDS encoding endonuclease/exonuclease/phosphatase family protein: MKRIAAVLTSGAVLAGTLLAATPAEAGVGRNVRFATFNASLNRGAAGQLVTDLTQPGNAQANEVAEVIQRNRPDVLLINEFDYVPDNRAANLFRENYLERGQNGAAPIDYPYAFTAPSNTGVATGFDLDRNGQVGGGNDAHGFGLFEGQYGMLVLSKYPIDTRSVRTFQKFLWKDMPGALLPDDPATPAPADWYSPQALDVLRLSSKSHWDVPIRVGGSTVHFLAAHPTPPTFDGPEDRNGTRNNDEIRFWADYVTPGKSRYIHDDRGRRGGLGAHEKFVIAGDHNSDPLDGDSVPGAISRLLDAPRVLETRPGSDGAVRAARDQAGANIGQKGDPFFDTGDFNDNAPGNLRIDYVLPSKGLFPWHAEVFWPLPDSPLARLNDASDHHLVRVDVFVPRW, translated from the coding sequence GTGAAACGCATCGCCGCCGTGCTCACCTCGGGCGCCGTGCTGGCCGGGACGCTGCTGGCCGCCACACCGGCGGAGGCCGGTGTCGGACGGAACGTCCGCTTCGCGACGTTCAACGCTTCGCTCAACCGCGGGGCGGCCGGGCAGCTCGTGACCGATCTGACGCAGCCGGGCAACGCGCAGGCGAACGAGGTCGCCGAGGTGATCCAGCGCAACCGGCCGGACGTGCTGCTGATCAACGAGTTCGACTACGTGCCGGACAACCGCGCCGCGAACCTGTTCCGCGAGAACTACCTCGAGCGCGGCCAGAACGGCGCCGCCCCGATCGACTACCCGTACGCCTTCACCGCGCCGTCGAACACGGGCGTCGCGACAGGCTTCGACCTCGATCGCAACGGCCAGGTCGGCGGCGGCAACGACGCGCACGGCTTCGGCCTCTTCGAGGGTCAGTACGGCATGCTCGTGCTGTCCAAGTACCCGATCGACACCCGGAGCGTGCGGACGTTCCAGAAGTTCCTCTGGAAGGACATGCCGGGCGCGCTGCTCCCGGACGACCCGGCGACTCCGGCGCCGGCCGACTGGTACTCGCCGCAGGCACTCGACGTGCTGCGCCTGTCGTCGAAGTCCCACTGGGACGTCCCGATCCGCGTCGGCGGCTCGACCGTGCACTTCCTGGCCGCCCATCCGACGCCGCCCACCTTCGACGGTCCCGAAGACCGCAACGGCACGCGCAACAACGACGAGATCCGCTTCTGGGCCGACTACGTGACCCCGGGCAAGAGCCGCTACATCCACGACGACCGCGGCCGTCGCGGCGGGCTGGGCGCGCACGAGAAGTTCGTCATCGCGGGCGACCACAACTCCGACCCGCTCGACGGCGACAGCGTCCCCGGCGCGATCTCCCGGCTGTTGGACGCGCCTCGCGTGCTCGAGACGCGTCCGGGCAGTGACGGCGCGGTGCGCGCGGCGCGGGACCAGGCCGGTGCCAACATCGGCCAGAAGGGCGACCCGTTCTTCGACACCGGCGACTTCAACGACAACGCGCCGGGGAACCTGCGGATCGACTACGTCCTGCCGTCGAAGGGTCTGTTCCCCTGGCACGCCGAGGTCTTCTGGCCGCTGCCCGATTCACCGCTGGCCCGGCTCAACGACGCCTCGGACCATCATCTGGTGCGGGTCGACGTTTTCGTCCCGCGCTGGTAG
- a CDS encoding maleylpyruvate isomerase family mycothiol-dependent enzyme: MDEISAWTKAERLSFAELLEGLDEQDWSVKTLCPEWTVHAMAAHLAQSTRNKLRDTLFGAIKAKGNWDKMNVDQAIGYAARFSPAELVAQIREDAASPRRSPGAKPIDPLADVLIHGQDVARPLGIDRPMPEKPVIAALEHLLVSPFWGARKRCKELRLIATDAEWTGGGGTEEVRGPLADLLLAVSGRSAGLATLTGPGTSRLGAG, encoded by the coding sequence ATGGACGAGATCTCGGCCTGGACCAAGGCGGAAAGACTGAGCTTCGCGGAACTGCTGGAGGGACTGGACGAGCAGGACTGGTCGGTGAAGACCCTTTGTCCGGAGTGGACGGTGCACGCGATGGCCGCCCATCTGGCGCAGTCCACCAGGAACAAGCTCCGGGACACCCTCTTCGGCGCCATCAAGGCCAAGGGAAACTGGGACAAGATGAACGTCGACCAGGCCATCGGCTACGCCGCGCGGTTCTCCCCCGCCGAACTCGTCGCCCAGATCCGCGAGGACGCGGCCTCGCCGCGCCGCTCCCCCGGCGCCAAGCCGATCGATCCGCTCGCCGACGTCCTCATCCACGGTCAGGACGTCGCCCGCCCGCTGGGCATCGACAGGCCGATGCCCGAGAAGCCGGTGATCGCGGCGCTGGAGCACCTCCTCGTCAGCCCGTTCTGGGGCGCCCGCAAACGCTGCAAGGAGCTGCGGCTGATCGCCACCGACGCCGAATGGACCGGCGGCGGGGGCACCGAAGAGGTGCGCGGGCCGCTCGCCGACCTGCTTCTCGCGGTGAGCGGCCGGAGCGCCGGGCTGGCCACCTTGACCGGCCCGGGCACCTCCCGGCTCGGCGCGGGCTGA
- a CDS encoding D-2-hydroxyacid dehydrogenase family protein: MKIAILDDYQEVALGFGDWDSLGADIEVFTKPFADPAEVVARLRDFDVVVAMRERTRFPAEVLDRLPALKLLVSTGHRNAAIDVAAARRNGVVVSSTGYIAAPAAEHTWALILAAARNVPEESANMRAGGWQTTVGTILSGKTLGLLGLGRLGAGAAKIGKAFGMETIAWSQNLTQEKAEPHGVTAVSKDELFARADVLSVHLVLSRRSRGLVGASELAAMKPTAMLVNTSRGPIVDEAALVDALRRKEIAVAALDVYDVEPLPSEHPLRTLDNVVLTPHIGYVTREAYEIFYRDAVEDIAAFQAGAPVRVME; this comes from the coding sequence ATGAAGATCGCGATTCTCGACGATTATCAAGAAGTGGCGCTCGGCTTCGGGGACTGGGACTCCCTCGGCGCCGACATCGAAGTGTTCACGAAGCCGTTCGCGGATCCGGCCGAGGTGGTGGCCCGTCTCCGGGACTTCGACGTCGTGGTCGCGATGCGCGAACGCACCCGTTTCCCCGCGGAGGTCCTCGACAGGCTGCCCGCGCTCAAGCTGCTGGTGAGCACCGGGCACCGCAACGCCGCGATCGACGTGGCCGCCGCCCGGCGCAACGGCGTGGTCGTCTCCTCCACCGGGTACATCGCGGCCCCGGCGGCCGAGCACACCTGGGCGCTGATCCTCGCCGCCGCGCGGAACGTGCCGGAGGAGTCGGCGAACATGCGCGCGGGCGGCTGGCAGACCACGGTCGGCACGATCCTGTCCGGCAAGACCCTCGGGCTGCTCGGGCTCGGCAGGCTCGGCGCGGGCGCGGCCAAGATCGGCAAGGCGTTCGGCATGGAAACCATCGCCTGGAGCCAGAACCTGACCCAGGAGAAGGCCGAACCCCATGGCGTGACGGCGGTGTCGAAGGACGAACTGTTCGCCCGCGCGGACGTCCTGTCGGTCCACCTGGTGCTCAGCCGCCGCAGCCGGGGGCTGGTCGGCGCATCCGAACTCGCCGCGATGAAGCCGACGGCGATGCTCGTCAACACCTCGCGTGGCCCGATCGTGGACGAAGCCGCCCTGGTGGACGCCTTGCGCCGCAAGGAGATCGCGGTCGCCGCGCTGGATGTCTACGACGTCGAGCCGCTGCCCTCGGAGCACCCCCTGCGGACGCTGGACAATGTCGTGCTCACGCCGCACATCGGCTACGTCACCCGGGAGGCCTACGAGATCTTCTATCGGGACGCCGTCGAGGACATCGCGGCCTTCCAGGCGGGCGCACCGGTCCGCGTCATGGAGTGA